In Phycisphaerae bacterium, a genomic segment contains:
- a CDS encoding DUF4410 domain-containing protein yields MNKYARCVILLPMFFLYGCYSINNSRLHVLDQKLSYENKKNVGLVYKDHNLKLDQIDAIALQPIDVNLGSMKKVDSKLEDQAKKFASDLEVDLTAAIPQKTLFSVISAGEVVPETLRVANLSIVVTEFYPGNGAMRYIIGCGAGSTKIQMESKLTSKQDELLMALGSRKDHNGNPTLGLNVSSVSNDYTDREIRKQFVEMMTKLLRGEELKNKKVKKSKK; encoded by the coding sequence ATGAATAAATATGCAAGATGTGTAATTTTATTACCAATGTTCTTTTTATACGGCTGTTATTCAATAAATAACAGCCGATTGCATGTTCTTGATCAGAAGCTCTCATATGAAAATAAAAAGAATGTGGGATTAGTATACAAAGATCATAATTTGAAGTTAGATCAAATAGATGCCATAGCTTTACAGCCAATAGATGTGAATTTGGGATCGATGAAGAAAGTAGATTCTAAATTAGAAGATCAGGCCAAAAAGTTTGCTTCAGATTTAGAGGTAGATTTGACCGCAGCAATACCCCAGAAAACATTATTCAGCGTAATTTCTGCTGGTGAAGTTGTACCGGAAACTTTAAGAGTAGCTAACTTGAGCATTGTGGTTACTGAATTTTACCCTGGCAACGGTGCAATGCGTTATATTATTGGCTGTGGAGCAGGTTCAACAAAAATACAAATGGAAAGCAAGCTAACCAGTAAACAAGACGAGCTGCTTATGGCACTTGGAAGTAGAAAGGATCACAATGGAAATCCGACTCTTGGGCTTAACGTCTCATCAGTATCAAACGACTATACTGATAGAGAAATTAGAAAGCAGTTTGTGGAAATGATGACCAAGTTATTACGTGGTGAAGAGCTTAAAAATAAAAAAGTTAAAAAAAGTAAGAAGTAG
- the folP gene encoding dihydropteroate synthase: MQDKDKDILIWPVGKMDFSAGCIIMGVLNITPDSFSDGGDFLDTQKAVAGGIKMEQEGAAIIDIGAESTRPGSKPVSAEEQIKRVIPVIEKLAGKIKIPISIDSKNFEVTKAALEAGASIINDITALSDDRTAQLAAEKKVPVILMHIQNNPETMQKEPKYKDVVGEVLDYLLDRASAAQKAGIEKEKIFIDPGIGFGKTLEHNLELLRNIDVFVNSGFRVLLGASRKKFIGILTGKEEPKDRIFGTAATVALAAAAGVSIVRVHDVAAMADVVKVANRLGKVIL, encoded by the coding sequence ATGCAGGATAAGGATAAAGATATTTTGATATGGCCGGTTGGGAAAATGGATTTTTCCGCCGGCTGTATCATAATGGGCGTTCTGAATATTACGCCTGATTCGTTCAGCGACGGCGGTGATTTCCTCGATACTCAAAAAGCTGTCGCCGGTGGTATCAAAATGGAGCAGGAGGGAGCAGCGATAATCGACATCGGCGCCGAATCCACCCGCCCCGGCTCAAAACCAGTTTCCGCAGAAGAGCAAATCAAAAGAGTTATTCCGGTTATCGAAAAACTTGCCGGCAAAATAAAAATCCCGATAAGTATCGACAGTAAAAATTTTGAAGTTACGAAGGCGGCCCTCGAAGCAGGCGCTTCGATAATAAATGATATAACCGCTTTAAGCGACGACAGAACCGCGCAGCTTGCGGCGGAGAAAAAAGTACCGGTAATACTTATGCATATTCAAAACAATCCCGAAACAATGCAGAAAGAGCCGAAGTATAAAGATGTCGTTGGTGAGGTTCTCGATTATTTATTGGATAGAGCATCGGCCGCACAAAAGGCAGGTATTGAAAAAGAGAAAATCTTTATCGACCCCGGCATTGGGTTCGGCAAAACACTCGAACATAATCTTGAGCTCCTGCGAAACATCGATGTTTTTGTAAACAGTGGTTTCAGAGTTTTGCTCGGTGCCAGCAGAAAGAAATTTATCGGGATACTGACAGGTAAAGAGGAGCCGAAGGACAGAATTTTCGGAACTGCCGCGACAGTTGCTTTGGCCGCGGCGGCGGGCGTTTCAATTGTGCGTGTTCACGATGTCGCCGCGATGGCTGACGTGGTTAAAGTCGCAAACAGACTTGGGAAAGTTATTCTATAG
- a CDS encoding folylpolyglutamate synthase/dihydrofolate synthase family protein, giving the protein MATHTSTTKKAEKLGKTSPVKASKQFRTIKQGLEYLFTRTDYEKQSRLRYNITTFSLERMEKLLSLVANPHKKLACAHIAGTKGKGSTATMLARMLQANDYSVGLYTSPHVVNLHERIEINGKRISDSELLGLINRIYAPVEKMAKTDQPTFFEIFTTIAFLYFVDKKVDIAVIETGLGGRLDSTNVIEPAVVGITNISIDHQNLLGKTIDCIAKEKAGVIKKGIPVISVPQDPMAMRELKKQALAVKAPFTVTGKDIDFSYRFESSREHGPHNRICLTTPTSKFEHLRVPLPGEHQAMNCGLAIAMLDALKVGGLKIDDAKAISGLKEIKMPGRMEIIHNDPRILIDGAHNAASIRALVQAIGQHVPYDSMIVIFGCGQDKDVRGMLEQLQYGADKVIFTRSNSPKAVYPQELADMYTEICGKMCQTALSLKEALRIASAAIGREDLVCITGSFYLVGQARIMYIPE; this is encoded by the coding sequence ATGGCTACCCACACAAGCACAACTAAGAAGGCTGAGAAGTTAGGTAAGACCTCGCCGGTAAAAGCTTCGAAGCAGTTTCGCACGATAAAGCAGGGACTTGAATACCTGTTCACGCGGACGGACTATGAAAAGCAGAGCCGCCTGCGCTATAATATTACGACTTTCAGTCTTGAGCGGATGGAAAAGCTTTTGTCTCTGGTAGCCAATCCGCACAAAAAACTCGCCTGCGCTCATATCGCCGGCACGAAGGGCAAAGGTTCAACGGCGACGATGCTGGCGAGGATGCTGCAGGCTAATGACTACTCGGTCGGGCTTTATACATCGCCCCATGTCGTCAATCTGCACGAGAGAATAGAAATTAACGGCAAAAGAATATCCGATTCGGAACTTCTGGGTCTGATTAACCGCATATATGCTCCCGTTGAAAAAATGGCAAAAACAGACCAGCCGACATTTTTTGAGATATTCACGACGATAGCGTTTTTGTATTTTGTGGACAAAAAAGTTGACATTGCGGTTATCGAAACGGGCCTCGGCGGCAGATTAGACAGCACAAACGTAATTGAACCGGCTGTGGTCGGAATAACGAATATCAGTATCGACCATCAGAACCTCCTCGGCAAAACTATCGACTGCATAGCAAAGGAAAAAGCCGGCGTCATAAAAAAAGGTATTCCCGTGATAAGCGTTCCTCAGGACCCGATGGCGATGCGCGAACTTAAGAAACAGGCGTTGGCCGTCAAGGCGCCATTCACGGTTACAGGCAAAGATATCGACTTTTCATATCGATTCGAATCGTCGCGCGAACACGGTCCACATAACCGAATATGCCTGACGACTCCTACGAGCAAATTCGAACATCTTAGAGTTCCGCTTCCCGGCGAACACCAGGCGATGAATTGCGGTCTTGCGATAGCGATGCTCGATGCCCTCAAAGTCGGCGGCTTAAAGATAGACGACGCCAAAGCAATCAGCGGCCTGAAAGAAATAAAAATGCCCGGCCGAATGGAAATAATCCACAACGACCCGCGCATCCTGATTGACGGCGCTCACAACGCCGCAAGTATCCGTGCGCTTGTCCAGGCCATCGGCCAGCACGTGCCGTACGATTCCATGATTGTTATCTTCGGCTGCGGTCAGGACAAAGACGTTAGAGGAATGCTCGAACAGCTCCAGTACGGAGCCGACAAAGTGATATTCACTCGCAGCAATTCGCCAAAGGCCGTTTACCCGCAGGAGCTTGCGGATATGTACACCGAAATCTGCGGCAAGATGTGTCAGACGGCGCTGAGCCTCAAAGAGGCCCTGCGAATCGCCTCGGCAGCTATCGGCAGAGAAGACCTCGTCTGTATCACCGGCAGTTTTTATCTTGTCGGACAGGCTCGGATAATGTATATACCAGAGTAA
- a CDS encoding 4-phosphoerythronate dehydrogenase — MKIIADENIPFVKECFSSAGDCLTIHGRTITREILKDVDALLVRTITKVDKDLLDETNVKFVGTATIGFEHVDLEYLASRKIGFSSAPGSNANSVAEYVVSALLNLADKYKLDISKKSIGIVGVGNVGSKVEKKAKALGMKVVLNDPPLKRKTGDEKYRPIEEILNCDIVTLHTPLTKEGIDKTFHLADEKFFAALKKGAIFLNTCRGGVHDTMALKTAITSGKTRACVLDVWEEEPNIDVELLKMVDYGTPHIAGYSYDGKVAGMVMIYEAFCMHFGIKSKFNINNFLPPSQIERIVINEQEENPLSAAVNMLYDIRIDDEKLRRITEAPAGTGGAYFDGLRKNYHVRREFQNTVVSIKDEKLKTIFEGIGFKTDGHRE, encoded by the coding sequence ATGAAAATTATAGCAGACGAGAATATACCGTTTGTAAAGGAATGTTTCAGTTCGGCCGGGGACTGTTTAACAATTCACGGCCGGACGATCACTCGTGAAATTTTAAAAGACGTCGATGCGCTTTTAGTGCGTACCATTACAAAAGTCGATAAGGACCTGCTCGACGAGACAAATGTAAAATTCGTCGGCACAGCGACAATCGGCTTCGAACATGTCGACCTCGAATACCTCGCATCGAGAAAAATCGGTTTCTCATCGGCGCCTGGCTCGAACGCCAATTCAGTCGCGGAATATGTCGTATCGGCACTTTTAAATCTTGCCGATAAATACAAATTAGATATTTCAAAAAAATCAATCGGCATCGTCGGAGTTGGAAATGTCGGCAGTAAAGTAGAAAAAAAAGCAAAAGCGCTGGGAATGAAAGTTGTCCTCAACGACCCGCCGCTGAAAAGAAAAACCGGCGATGAAAAATACCGGCCGATAGAGGAAATTTTAAATTGCGATATCGTAACGCTGCATACGCCGCTGACTAAAGAGGGAATCGATAAAACTTTTCATTTGGCCGATGAGAAATTTTTCGCGGCCCTGAAAAAAGGAGCGATTTTTTTAAATACCTGCCGGGGCGGAGTACACGATACTATGGCACTGAAAACCGCTATAACTTCCGGCAAAACAAGAGCTTGCGTACTTGACGTATGGGAGGAAGAGCCGAATATCGATGTCGAGCTTTTGAAAATGGTCGATTACGGCACGCCGCATATCGCAGGCTATTCTTATGACGGCAAGGTCGCGGGTATGGTTATGATTTATGAGGCGTTCTGCATGCACTTCGGAATCAAGTCGAAGTTCAACATTAATAATTTTTTGCCGCCATCGCAGATTGAAAGAATTGTTATCAACGAGCAGGAGGAAAACCCATTATCGGCGGCAGTGAATATGCTCTACGACATAAGAATAGATGATGAAAAATTGAGACGGATAACGGAAGCTCCTGCCGGAACAGGCGGGGCGTATTTCGACGGCCTGCGGAAAAATTATCACGTCCGCAGAGAATTTCAGAATACAGTCGTTTCAATAAAGGATGAGAAACTTAAAACTATATTTGAGGGTATAGGGTTTAAAACTGATGGCCACAGAGAATAA
- a CDS encoding PfkB family carbohydrate kinase encodes MPKFMGDEIITIGLSPCWDRTIEIADINWNQHKTTSSQKRAPAGKALNINKALAWMEIESTAAGLWGSEDFSQMKQALTCHSRSLCHSRESGNPRINIRLTKVPGSTRENITIIDTANKRQMHLRSKSTLANGKTTKLLERDLQKIIIKHSICIFSGAMPDEAIELVEFAKKKAVSVIVDTSGPVLKRIVAKGGLFLIKPNIEELGELVGKKIKNEERAIISAAKKLLTKVKFILVSRGEKGAMLIFSHSSGEFIPEHCKGVPQKILKAETIVLSAKYIGKKYDVYNTVGCGDYLLAGFISRFCPCIDNCIRALKDGVQAATAKAFGLNETLSWQQIQKKINIKILHLRKT; translated from the coding sequence ATGCCAAAATTTATGGGAGACGAAATTATAACTATCGGCTTAAGTCCCTGCTGGGACAGAACCATCGAAATCGCCGATATAAACTGGAACCAGCACAAAACAACCTCTTCACAAAAGAGGGCTCCAGCCGGCAAAGCATTAAATATCAACAAGGCCCTTGCCTGGATGGAAATTGAATCCACCGCGGCAGGCCTCTGGGGCAGCGAAGATTTTTCGCAAATGAAACAGGCGTTAACGTGTCATTCCCGCTCTCTTTGTCATTCCCGCGAAAGCGGGAATCCACGTATCAATATTCGTCTCACCAAAGTCCCCGGCTCAACCCGTGAAAATATAACAATTATAGACACCGCGAATAAACGCCAGATGCACCTTCGCAGCAAAAGTACTTTGGCAAATGGAAAAACGACGAAACTGTTAGAACGGGATTTGCAGAAAATTATCATAAAGCATAGTATCTGTATCTTCTCAGGCGCAATGCCGGACGAAGCGATTGAGTTGGTTGAATTTGCAAAGAAAAAGGCCGTGTCTGTTATCGTTGATACTTCCGGCCCTGTCTTAAAAAGAATAGTCGCAAAAGGCGGCCTGTTTCTTATCAAGCCGAACATCGAGGAGCTTGGCGAATTAGTCGGAAAGAAAATCAAAAATGAAGAACGCGCGATAATCTCCGCCGCGAAAAAATTATTGACTAAAGTTAAGTTTATCCTCGTCAGCCGCGGCGAAAAAGGCGCAATGCTTATTTTTTCTCACAGCTCGGGCGAATTTATCCCCGAACATTGCAAAGGCGTTCCCCAAAAAATACTTAAAGCGGAAACAATTGTTCTTTCCGCCAAATATATCGGCAAAAAATATGATGTTTACAATACTGTCGGCTGCGGCGATTATCTTTTGGCCGGCTTCATCAGCCGGTTCTGCCCCTGTATAGACAATTGCATCCGTGCGCTTAAAGATGGAGTGCAAGCCGCAACCGCAAAAGCCTTCGGCCTGAACGAAACCCTCTCCTGGCAGCAAATTCAAAAGAAAATAAATATTAAGATTTTACATTTACGAAAAACTTAA
- a CDS encoding nitronate monooxygenase family protein yields MQTNNIPDLKIGNLTINPPIIQGGMGIRVSEAGLASAVANTGCAGVIASTGIGLFEDLSGKDLWTFNGESLRNEIRKARTLTKGIIGVNIMVALTDYENLVKISVEENVDMIICGAGLPLELPKFLNGKDIKLIPIVSSVKAMELICRRWKGRYNKLPDAVIVEGVKAGGHLGYSAESLADGTAMTLEQIVKEVIEFANTFEPKIPVIAAGGIFDGADIAHFLRLGAAGVQMATRFVCTDECDAHENFKQAYINAGPNDITIIKSPVGLPGRVINSPFVEKIKQGLTVPFKCVYKCLRTCDPNKAPYCIAKVLSNASKGKLDESFVFAGSNAYKCTEIIPVKVLVDKLVEELKQALSTEKQQCPSAK; encoded by the coding sequence ATGCAGACCAATAATATACCCGATTTGAAAATCGGGAATTTAACGATTAATCCGCCGATAATACAGGGCGGAATGGGAATCAGGGTATCCGAAGCGGGGCTTGCTTCTGCGGTCGCCAATACCGGCTGCGCCGGAGTTATCGCCAGTACGGGAATCGGTCTGTTTGAGGATCTCAGCGGAAAGGATTTGTGGACTTTTAACGGCGAATCCCTGAGAAACGAAATCAGAAAAGCAAGAACTCTTACCAAAGGAATCATCGGCGTTAATATAATGGTCGCTCTTACCGATTATGAAAATCTTGTCAAGATATCGGTTGAAGAAAATGTCGATATGATAATTTGCGGTGCAGGTCTGCCGCTGGAGCTGCCTAAATTCCTCAACGGAAAAGATATTAAACTGATTCCGATAGTTTCATCTGTCAAGGCGATGGAACTTATCTGCAGAAGATGGAAAGGCCGATATAACAAGCTTCCCGATGCCGTGATTGTCGAAGGCGTCAAAGCGGGCGGTCATTTGGGCTATTCAGCCGAGAGTCTGGCTGACGGAACAGCTATGACACTTGAACAGATAGTCAAAGAGGTGATTGAGTTTGCCAATACGTTCGAGCCGAAGATACCGGTTATCGCGGCGGGAGGAATTTTTGACGGCGCAGATATAGCGCATTTTCTCAGATTAGGCGCGGCAGGAGTTCAAATGGCGACTCGGTTTGTCTGCACGGACGAATGCGATGCTCATGAAAACTTTAAGCAGGCCTATATAAATGCCGGCCCGAATGATATAACAATTATAAAAAGTCCGGTCGGACTGCCGGGCAGGGTTATCAATAGCCCGTTTGTGGAAAAAATTAAACAGGGGCTGACTGTGCCTTTCAAGTGCGTTTATAAATGCCTCAGAACCTGCGACCCCAATAAGGCGCCGTACTGCATAGCCAAAGTTTTGTCAAACGCTTCGAAAGGTAAACTGGACGAATCTTTCGTGTTTGCCGGCTCAAACGCCTATAAATGCACCGAAATTATACCTGTAAAAGTGCTTGTCGATAAGCTGGTTGAAGAATTAAAGCAGGCGCTTTCCACAGAAAAACAACAATGCCCCAGTGCAAAATAG
- a CDS encoding catalase, translated as MKKEKDKKKEEKLTTAFGIPVADDQNSLTAGERGPILMQDVHLLEKLGHFDRERIPERVVHAKGAGAYGYFEVTADVTKYTKAQFLSQVGKRTDVFVRFSTVGGERGSADAARDPRGFAIKFYTDQGNYDLVGNNTPVFFIRDPLKFPDFIHTQKRNPKTNLPDADMFWDFLSLTPESIHQVTVLFSDRGTPATYRNMNGYSSHTFKWYNDKGQYFWVQYHFKTDQGIKNLTRAESTRLSGEDPNHATRDLFEAIEKKNYPSWTLEMQILTPEKAKNFPWDIFDITKVWPHAEVKPIKIGKLVLNRNPVNYFAEVEQAAFCPGNMVPGIALSPDKMLQARAFSYHDTHIHRLGPNYHQIPVNAPKHAPEKSYQRDGFMQVNGNGGDGPNYWPNSFGGQAPDPTAAEPAFDISGQADRFPFTFPNDDFVQAGNLYRKAMSDSDRSNLVGNIVDHLGKAQKRIQLRQTALFFKADEDYGSRVAKGMGLDINEVKRLAKMSDEERAKATEK; from the coding sequence ATGAAAAAAGAAAAAGATAAAAAGAAAGAGGAAAAACTAACTACCGCCTTTGGAATTCCTGTTGCCGACGACCAGAACAGCTTAACGGCCGGTGAGCGAGGGCCAATATTGATGCAGGATGTTCACCTGCTGGAGAAGCTGGGCCATTTCGACCGCGAGCGAATTCCTGAACGAGTCGTGCATGCAAAGGGAGCCGGAGCATACGGCTATTTCGAAGTTACTGCCGATGTAACCAAATACACCAAAGCCCAATTTCTCTCACAAGTCGGCAAGCGCACCGATGTCTTTGTTCGTTTCTCTACCGTTGGCGGCGAAAGAGGTTCCGCAGACGCTGCGCGGGACCCGCGCGGATTCGCGATAAAATTTTATACCGACCAAGGCAACTACGACTTAGTAGGCAACAACACGCCGGTATTTTTTATTCGCGACCCGCTCAAGTTTCCCGACTTCATACACACGCAAAAACGGAATCCGAAAACCAATCTTCCGGATGCTGATATGTTTTGGGATTTTCTGTCACTTACGCCGGAATCCATTCATCAGGTTACAGTCCTCTTTTCCGACAGGGGAACGCCCGCCACATATCGAAATATGAACGGTTACAGCAGCCACACATTCAAGTGGTATAACGATAAAGGCCAGTACTTTTGGGTACAGTACCATTTCAAAACCGACCAGGGCATAAAAAATCTGACCCGGGCCGAATCAACACGGCTCAGCGGCGAAGACCCCAATCATGCCACCCGCGATTTGTTCGAGGCTATCGAGAAAAAAAATTATCCTTCATGGACGCTCGAGATGCAGATTTTGACGCCGGAAAAAGCTAAAAATTTCCCATGGGACATTTTTGATATTACAAAGGTATGGCCGCATGCGGAAGTCAAGCCGATTAAAATTGGCAAATTGGTTTTGAATCGCAATCCGGTTAATTATTTTGCGGAAGTCGAACAGGCGGCTTTCTGCCCGGGGAATATGGTTCCCGGCATCGCACTTTCACCGGACAAGATGCTCCAGGCAAGGGCGTTTTCTTATCACGATACACACATTCACAGACTCGGGCCAAACTATCACCAGATACCGGTCAACGCTCCGAAACACGCTCCCGAAAAAAGCTATCAGCGTGACGGCTTTATGCAGGTCAACGGCAACGGCGGGGACGGGCCAAACTACTGGCCGAATAGCTTCGGCGGACAAGCTCCAGACCCGACAGCCGCAGAACCTGCTTTCGACATCTCCGGCCAGGCGGACAGATTCCCGTTCACTTTTCCTAACGACGATTTCGTTCAGGCCGGCAATCTGTATCGCAAAGCAATGTCAGACAGCGACCGCAGCAATCTCGTTGGCAATATTGTGGACCATTTGGGCAAAGCACAAAAGCGTATCCAGTTACGGCAAACAGCTCTGTTTTTTAAGGCAGACGAAGATTATGGCAGTCGCGTAGCCAAAGGGATGGGTCTTGATATAAATGAGGTTAAGCGACTGGCAAAAATGTCTGACGAAGAAAGGGCGAAAGCTACCGAAAAATAA
- the amrS gene encoding AmmeMemoRadiSam system radical SAM enzyme: MVKNENHCKFFELFYNYGMTDELKEAVLYKALENAKVRCNLCNWRCVISEDSLGHCGVRKNIGGKLYSLNYHKLCSANPDPIEKKPLFHFLPGSKSFSIAAPGCNFQCDFCQNWQISQMAIEGSQIDGQPMEPGKIVDFAIKAKCKSMAYTYTEPTVFMEFAADCGKIAKQKGLANIFVSNGFMTTEAIDFASEWLDGINVDLKAFSEEYYKNLCRAKLKPVLDTIEYIAHHTKIWMEVTTLIVPGQNDSDIELKQIAEFLVNTCGPDVPWHISRFYPQYKYSEMPPTPGATLQRAYDIAKATGLRYVYIGNLRTIKGENTYCPRCDCLLIGREGFYVLKNRVEEDCCPDCGEKIAGFELNNTLNS; encoded by the coding sequence ATGGTTAAAAACGAAAATCATTGTAAATTTTTTGAATTGTTTTACAATTATGGTATGACAGACGAGTTAAAAGAAGCCGTTCTATATAAGGCGCTTGAAAACGCGAAGGTCCGATGCAATCTGTGCAACTGGCGATGTGTTATAAGCGAAGATTCTCTGGGGCATTGCGGCGTTCGTAAAAACATCGGCGGGAAATTATATTCACTCAACTATCACAAACTCTGTTCGGCCAATCCGGACCCGATAGAGAAAAAGCCGTTATTTCATTTTTTGCCGGGCAGCAAAAGTTTTTCAATCGCTGCGCCGGGCTGCAATTTTCAGTGCGACTTTTGTCAGAACTGGCAGATAAGCCAGATGGCAATCGAGGGAAGTCAAATTGATGGGCAGCCAATGGAGCCGGGAAAAATTGTGGACTTTGCGATTAAGGCCAAGTGCAAAAGTATGGCGTACACTTATACCGAGCCGACAGTTTTTATGGAGTTCGCGGCAGATTGCGGGAAAATCGCGAAACAAAAAGGCCTTGCCAATATTTTTGTTTCCAACGGTTTTATGACGACCGAAGCGATTGATTTCGCATCCGAATGGCTCGACGGGATAAATGTGGATTTGAAGGCGTTCAGTGAAGAATACTATAAAAATCTCTGCAGGGCGAAACTGAAACCTGTTTTGGATACGATAGAATACATCGCTCATCATACGAAAATATGGATGGAGGTAACGACTCTTATTGTGCCGGGGCAGAACGATTCGGATATCGAGTTGAAACAAATTGCGGAGTTTCTTGTCAATACCTGCGGGCCGGATGTTCCCTGGCACATCAGCAGGTTTTATCCGCAGTATAAATATTCCGAGATGCCTCCGACGCCGGGGGCGACTTTGCAGAGGGCCTATGATATCGCCAAGGCGACGGGTCTGAGATATGTTTACATCGGGAACCTTCGAACAATAAAAGGTGAAAATACGTACTGTCCGAGGTGCGACTGCCTGCTGATAGGGCGCGAGGGGTTTTATGTGCTTAAAAACAGGGTCGAAGAGGACTGCTGCCCGGACTGTGGAGAAAAAATAGCGGGTTTTGAGCTTAACAATACCCTTAATAGTTAA
- the dprA gene encoding DNA-processing protein DprA: MAGHSTNIRDWLKIVRSEGIGPVIFGRLLERFGTVEAILSASATGLAQVEGVGRIISEKIIRSRNSFDAEKEIALADKNGVCIINISDDRYPTLLKKIYDPPAVLYVKGEIVASDNLAVAIVGSRGCSHYGSEQASRLAHLLASAGITIVSGMARGIDSAAHSGALSANGRTIAVQGCGLANIFPPENKQLFEKICANGACVSELPMEYEPLAENFPPRNRIIAGLSLATIVVEAMPRSGALISARAAMENGREVMAVPGRVDSPLSKGPHKLIKEGAKLVESVEDVIETLEFLQKDFAEHLTKAAKQAIEKAQMPLFDISKLNLTDIEKKIFDCLDSEPVHIEEIISQTEISAGKVNAALVSMRLKGIVKQLPGNYFCRKASHRE; the protein is encoded by the coding sequence TTGGCAGGCCACTCAACCAATATACGCGACTGGCTGAAGATTGTTCGTTCCGAGGGGATAGGACCAGTTATTTTCGGACGTCTTCTCGAACGTTTCGGCACCGTAGAAGCGATTCTTTCGGCTTCGGCAACCGGCCTGGCACAGGTCGAAGGCGTCGGGCGAATAATAAGCGAAAAAATCATCCGCTCAAGAAACAGCTTCGATGCCGAAAAGGAAATCGCACTGGCCGATAAAAACGGGGTATGTATCATCAATATTTCAGATGACCGGTATCCGACATTATTGAAAAAAATCTACGACCCGCCGGCGGTGCTTTATGTCAAAGGCGAGATTGTAGCCAGCGATAACCTGGCTGTCGCAATCGTCGGGTCGCGCGGATGCAGCCATTACGGAAGCGAACAGGCATCGAGGTTAGCGCATCTTTTGGCATCGGCGGGAATCACTATCGTTTCGGGAATGGCAAGGGGTATCGACTCGGCTGCGCACAGCGGAGCATTAAGCGCAAACGGAAGGACAATCGCGGTGCAGGGATGCGGCCTTGCGAATATTTTTCCGCCGGAGAATAAACAGCTCTTCGAAAAAATCTGCGCAAACGGCGCCTGCGTAAGCGAGCTGCCGATGGAATACGAACCATTAGCGGAAAATTTTCCGCCTCGAAACAGAATTATCGCAGGACTTTCACTTGCGACAATTGTTGTCGAGGCGATGCCGAGGTCAGGTGCGCTTATAAGCGCACGGGCGGCGATGGAAAACGGCAGAGAAGTAATGGCCGTTCCCGGCAGAGTAGATTCGCCGCTTTCGAAAGGGCCGCATAAATTAATTAAAGAAGGAGCGAAACTTGTCGAGTCGGTTGAAGATGTAATTGAAACTTTGGAATTTCTGCAAAAAGATTTCGCAGAGCATTTGACCAAGGCCGCAAAACAGGCGATTGAAAAGGCCCAGATGCCGCTGTTCGACATTTCAAAATTGAATTTGACAGATATTGAGAAAAAGATTTTCGATTGCCTCGATAGCGAGCCGGTTCATATTGAAGAGATAATAAGCCAGACTGAAATTTCGGCAGGGAAGGTCAATGCTGCTTTGGTTTCGATGAGACTGAAAGGAATCGTGAAACAATTGCCGGGTAATTATTTTTGCCGTAAGGCATCCCATAGGGAGTAA
- a CDS encoding DUF5677 domain-containing protein has protein sequence MSHKKIEKAINKWFEGTQKLITEVSSRDKSHSLLFCAFAITVMKTYCRAAVLLLDEGFKLPAMALIRVISEFFIKFLWCVVSPDDENEIHNRLRRWDRNAGNEKINLYNGLLELEEGVLNKEDLKKIKKLKEQLERTVKGYNAKKERLRITGKGGLFESTSNIFGGNVSAILYSQYCPAVHIDPLILSSLKQGEINDDTNENLGDLKMRCLNFAYMFLLSVHVKKNWGKEAIEQEYNSLIDDLSTKD, from the coding sequence ATGAGCCACAAAAAAATTGAGAAAGCAATAAATAAGTGGTTTGAGGGCACTCAGAAACTAATAACTGAAGTGTCGTCCAGAGATAAGAGCCATAGCTTATTATTTTGTGCTTTTGCTATAACAGTAATGAAAACATATTGCCGTGCGGCAGTACTTTTACTTGATGAAGGTTTTAAATTACCCGCAATGGCACTAATAAGGGTCATTTCTGAGTTCTTTATAAAATTTCTTTGGTGTGTAGTGAGCCCTGACGATGAAAATGAAATCCATAATAGGTTACGAAGATGGGATAGAAATGCAGGCAATGAGAAAATAAACTTATACAACGGCTTACTTGAATTAGAAGAAGGAGTATTAAACAAAGAAGACTTAAAGAAAATAAAAAAGTTGAAAGAACAACTTGAAAGAACTGTCAAAGGCTATAACGCAAAAAAAGAAAGGTTAAGAATTACCGGTAAGGGTGGTCTATTTGAGAGTACATCAAATATTTTTGGCGGCAATGTTTCAGCAATTTTATACTCACAGTATTGTCCCGCTGTCCATATCGATCCTTTGATACTAAGCAGCCTGAAACAAGGGGAGATAAATGATGATACAAATGAAAATTTGGGGGATCTAAAAATGAGATGCTTGAATTTTGCTTACATGTTCTTGTTATCGGTTCATGTAAAAAAGAACTGGGGCAAAGAAGCAATAGAGCAGGAGTACAATTCTTTAATTGATGATTTGTCAACCAAAGATTGA